In Hemitrygon akajei chromosome 12, sHemAka1.3, whole genome shotgun sequence, a single window of DNA contains:
- the c12h1orf52 gene encoding UPF0690 protein C1orf52 homolog isoform X2, with protein MADGPSDPLSYFAAYGSSDSESDTEPEPEAVSPETQAAESNALPGPRLALPAPEELFGHVSRPSFLSDPRKSRIDWERRLVRAPEEPPREFKVWKNNAVPPPETYTVEERKAPSGADMAVRWSSMYQDNGEDAPQRTSGLPAEAAEVVGSDRTIHNNRLDIQSRTTLDVAIPNTHTVQK; from the exons ATGGCGGACGGGCCGAGTGACCCCCTGTCCTACTTCGCCGCCTACGGGAGCTCGGACTCGGAGTCAGACACGGAACCGGAGCCGGAGGCAGTCTCGCCGGAAACCCAGGCTGCCGAGAGCAACGCGCTCCCGGGCCCACGCCTCGCTCTCCCCGCCCCCGAAGAGCTGTTCGGCCACGTGTCCCGGCCCAGCTTCTTGAGCGACCCACGGAAAAGTCGCATCGACTGGGAGCGCCGGCTGGTGCGAGCCCCGGAGGAG CCACCAAGGGAGTTCAAGGTGTGGAAGAACAATGCCGTACCGCCACCAGAAACCTACACAGTGGAGGAGAGGAAGGCGCCATCAGGTGCGGACATGGCGGTGAGGTGGTCCAGCATGTACCAGGACAACGGAGAGGACGCTCCTCAGCGCACATCCGGCCTACCTGCCGAGGCAGCGGAGGTCGTTGGGTCAG atcggacaatccataataaccggcTGGATATACAATCAAGAACAACTTTAGATgtcgccattccaaacacacataccgTACAGAAAtga